Proteins co-encoded in one Candida albicans SC5314 chromosome 3, complete sequence genomic window:
- the MET13 gene encoding methylenetetrahydrofolate reductase (NAD(P)H) (Putative methionine biosynthesis protein; ketoconazole-induced; amphotericin B repressed; Spider biofilm repressed), translating into MKISEKLTQAHKGSNPPPATFSFEFFVPKTSQGVQNLYDRMDRMYDLNPIFIDITWNAGGRSSTLTNEMVYTAQSTLGLETCMHLTCTNMKVELIDEALEKAFKSGCQNILALRGDPPLDGSESTGDFKYAKDLIKYIHEKYDNHFNIGVAGYPEGHPEEEDEQKTLRYLKEKCDAGADFIITQMFYDVDNFISWCSKLRKIGVDIPIIPGIMPISTYAAFIRRAKWSEIAIPQHFLDALDPIKDDDFLVRERGTELVSEMCNKLLQSGYVNHLHFYTMNLEKATVMILEKLNLIEAIKSHDVVGGSELPWRKSLHPERSKESIRPIFWQHRKYSYISRTATWDEFPNGRWGDSRSPAFGDIDLCASELLRQSPKKAFELWGLPQSLAELSGIIINYLKGDLKSLPWSDGPVGDDTKVIVDDLIYLNQHGFFTMNSQPALNAVKSSEKVFGWGPKNGYVYQKQYLEFFCHKDVVSKLLDHVEEFNVKGAESSSAFISYYAVDKDGNLSTNCKDDDINAVTWGVFPGEEILQPTIVEKTSFLAWKDEVYRLFTEWAKIASSNLVEANQTQVDEFVQLMKKFGDEFVLCNLVNNDFVDGNSTLFDLIKRLNIDDLN; encoded by the coding sequence ATGAAAATATCTGAGAAATTAACCCAAGCGCATAAGGGATCAAATCCACCACCAGCTACATTTTCGTTTGAGTTTTTCGTTCCAAAAACTTCGCAAGGGGTGCAGAACTTGTATGATAGAATGGATAGAATGTATGATTTGAATCCAATATTTATAGATATCACTTGGAATGCGGGGGGTAGATCATCCACTTTGACCAATGAAATGGTATATACTGCCCAATCAACTTTGGGTTTGGAAACATGTATGCATTTGACATGTACTAACATGAAAGTcgaattgattgatgaagCTTTAGAAAAAGCTTTTAAATCTGGTTGTCAAAACATTTTGGCGTTAAGGGGAGACCCACCTTTGGATGGATCGGAATCTACTGgtgatttcaaatatgCCAAGGATTTGATCAAGTATATTCATGAAAAATATGACAACCACTTTAATATTGGTGTTGCAGGGTATCCTGAAGGTCATCCAGAAGAAGAGGACGAGCAGAAAACTTTGCGctatttgaaagaaaagtGTGACGCTGGAGCTGATTTCATTATCACTCAAATGTTTTatgatgttgataattttatttcttggtgtagcAAATTACGCAAAATTGGAGTTGATATCCCAATCATTCCAGGTATCATGCCTATTTCTACCTATGCTGCATTTATAAGAAGAGCCAAGTGGTCCGAAATAGCTATTCCACAACACTTTTTAGACGCATTAGACCCCATaaaagatgatgatttctTGGTAAGAGAAAGAGGAACTGAATTGGTTAGTGAAATGtgtaataaattattgCAATCTGGATATGTCAATCATTTACATTTTTACACTATGAATTTGGAAAAAGCTACTGTTATGATTTTGGAGAAATTAAACCTCATTGAAGCTATTAAATCACACGACGTCGTTGGTGGATCCGAGTTACCTTGGAGAAAATCATTGCATCCAGAAAGATCTAAAGAATCGATCCGTCCAATTTTTTGGCAACATAGAAAGTATTCTTACATTTCAAGAACAGCAACTTGGGATGAATTTCCTAATGGTAGATGGGGTGACTCAAGATCTCCGGCTTTTGGTGATATTGATTTGTGTGCTAGTGAATTATTGAGACAATCACCTAAAAAGGCTTTTGAATTATGGGGTCTCCCTCAATCATTGGCAGAATTGAGTGGTATAATTATCAACTATTTGAAAGGCGACTTGAAGTCGTTACCATGGTCTGATGGTCCTGTGGGGGATGACACTAAAGTAATTGTTGACGACTTGATATATTTGAATCAACACGGGTTTTTCACTATGAATTCACAGCCAGCATTAAATGCAGTTAAATCGTctgaaaaagtttttggTTGGGGCCCCAAAAATGGATATGTGTATCAAAAACAGTATTTGGAGTTCTTTTGCCATAAAGATGTTGTTTCTAAATTGTTAGACCACGTCGAGGAATTCAACGTAAAGGGAGCCGAATCTTCGTCAGCTTTTATTTCATACTATGCTGTGGATAAAGATGGTAATTTGAGTACAAACTGTAAAGATGATGACATTAATGCAGTCACTTGGGGGGTATTTCCGGGAGAGGAAATTCTTCAACCCACAATCGTTGAGAAAACATCATTCTTGGCATGGAAGGATGAGGTTTACAGATTGTTTACTGAATGGGCCAAGATTGCCAGTAGCAATTTAGTTGAAGCCAATCAAACACAAGTAGACGAATTTGTccaattaatgaaaaaattcgGAGATGAATTTGTGTTGTGCAATTTGGTAAAcaatgattttgttgatggCAATTCCACCCTTTTCGATTTAATCAAGCGTTTGAATATTGACGATTTGAATTAA
- the KRE5 gene encoding Kre5p (UDP-glucose:glycoprotein glucosyltransferase; 1,6-beta-D-glucan biosynthesis, hyphal growth, virulence in mouse IV model; partially complements S. cerevisiae kre5 mutant defects; flow biofilm repressed, Bcr1-repressed in RPMI a/a biofilms) has protein sequence MSIARYIYYTIAVAVLLNFVKATENNNFKLELEASWSNIDFLPSFIEAIVGFNDSLYEQTIETIFGLGDTEVELEDDASDQEIYSTVINSLRLTDQDLDFINFDLTNKKHTPRIAAHYDHYSDVLTKFGDRLKSECAKDSFGNAVETKNGQIQTWLLYNDKIYCSANDLFALRTDLSSHSTLLFDRIIGKSKDAPLVILYGNPTEESTKDFLKILYPDAKAGKLKFVWRYIPSGIKKSDSISGYGVSLKMEKYDYSGAEGNTKYDLSRDFTRINDSQELVLVIGKHSYELGVKLTSFILSNRYKTTKYDLLDTILTNFPKFIPYIARLPKLLNHEKVKSKVLGNEDIGLSQDSYGIYINGSPINPLELDIYNLGTRIKEELQTVKDLVKLGFDTVQAKLLIAKFALLSAVKQTQFRNGNTLMGNNENRFKVYENEFKKGSSEKGGVLFFNNIESDNTFKEYTTDREEAYLGVGSHKLKPNQIPLLKENIHDLIFALNFGNKNQLRVFFTLSKVILDSGIPQQVGVLPVIGDDPMDSLLAEKFYWIAEKSSTQEALAILYKYFESNSPDEVDDLLDKVEVPEDYKVDYNHVLNKFSISTASVIFNGVIYDLRAPNWQIAMSKQISQDISLIKTFLRQGPIEGRLKDVLYSNAKSERNLRIIPLEPSDIIYKKIDKELINNSIAFKKLDKAQGVSGTFWLVSDFTKSEIITQLIDLLLLLKKKAIQIRIINTGDTDVFGKLKTKFKLTALTNGQIDEIIEILKKSNASSANNDELKKMLETKQLPAHHSFLLFNSRYFRLDGNFGYEELDQIIEFEVSQRLNLIPDIMEAYPDEFRSKKVSDFNSVLSGLDNMDWFDLVTSIVTKSFHVDEKRFIVDVNRFDFSSLDFSNSIDVTTYEENSPVDVLIILNPMDEYSQKLISLVNSITDFSFLNIRILLQPRVDSKEEIKIHKFYRGVYPQPTPKFDSNGKWIQHYSAQFESIPSNVTYSTELDVPHKWIVVPQSSSMDLNTINFSESHSVDAKYSLKNILIEGYARDIHTGKAPDGLIFRAFNKNYSTDTLVMTSLDYFQIKGYPSIFNFSTTSNDTLLSASENKYQANTEELESIEVPVFKIDGSTIYPRVMKSGNNKPMSTRKHADINIFTIAGGQLYEKLTSIMIASVRKHNPSSTIKFWILEDFATPQFKHLVELISVKYNVEYEFISYKWPNFLRKQKTKERMIWGYKILFLDVLFPQDLNKIIFIDADQICRADLTELVNMDLEGAPYGFTPMCDSREEMEGFRFWKEGYWSDVLKDDLKYHISALFVVDLQKFRSIKAGDRLRAHYQKLSSDPNSLSNLDQDLPNNMQRSIKIFSLPQNWLWCETWCSDKSLEDAKMIDLCNNPLTRENKLDAAKRLIPEWIEYEQAIEPLVSLVQNNTAKEVVQEIEIDTDGEQEEQEQESNDDDFIHDEL, from the coding sequence ATGTCAATTGCAAGGTATATCTACTACACCATTGCGGTTGCtgttttattaaattttgtcAAAGCTACtgaaaataacaattttaAACTTGAACTTGAAGCGTCATGGAGCAATATTGATTTCCTTCCTAGCTTTATAGAGGCCATCGTTGGCTTCAATGACTCTTTGTACGAACAgacaattgaaacaatttttggTTTAGGAGACACTGAAGTGGAATTAGAAGATGATGCTTCAGATCAAGAAATATATTCTACCGTGATCAACTCATTAAGGTTAACAGATCAAGATTTggattttattaattttgatttaaccaacaaaaaacatACACCAAGAATCGCAGCCCATTACGATCACTATTCTGATGTTCTAACTAAGTTTGGCGATCGACTCAAAAGTGAATGTGCAAAAGACTCTTTTGGGAATGCAGTGGAAACGAAAAATGGTCAAATTCAAACGTGGTTACTATATAACGATAAGATATATTGTTCGGCTAATGATTTGTTTGCATTACGAACTGATTTGAGTTCTCATTCTACACTTTTATTTGATAGGATTATtggaaaatcaaaagatGCACCTTTGGTGATTTTATATGGAAACCCGACTGAGGAACTGACTAAAGATTTTCTTAAAATATTGTATCCAGATGCAAAGGCTGGAAAATTAAAGTTTGTATGGAGGTACATTCCACTGGGAATCAAAAAACTGGACTCAATTTCTGGATACGGTGTATCATTGAAAATGGAAAAGTATGATTATTCTGGTGCAGAAGGAAATACAAAGTATGATTTGAGTCGAGATTTCACCAGAATTAATGACTCGCAAGAATTGGTCCTAGTCATTGGAAAACATTCGTATGAACTTGGTGTTAAATTGACTTCATTCATATTATCCAATCGCTACAAGACTACTAAATACGACCTTTTAGATACCATTTTAACCAACTTTCCCAAGTTTATTCCTTACATTGCACGATTACCAAAATTACTAAATCatgaaaaagttaaatCCAAAGTGCTTGGAAATGAAGATATAGGGCTATCTCAAGACTCCTACGGAATATATATCAACGGTTCCCCAATAAATCCACTAGAGTTAGATATTTACAATCTAGGTACCAGGATAAAGGAGGAATTACAGACTGTGAAAGATTTAGTGAAACTTGGATTTGATACCGTACAAGCAAAGCTCTTGATAGCAAAATTTGCTTTACTTTCAGCTGTTAAACAAACACAATTTCGAAATGGGAATACATTAATGGGTAACAATGAAAATAGATTTAAAGTGtatgaaaatgaatttaagAAGGGTAGTTCAGAAAAGGGTGGGGTcttgtttttcaataacaTTGAATCAGACAACACATTCAAGGAGTACACCACTGATCGTGAGGAGGCATATTTAGGAGTTGGTTCTCATAAACTTAAGCCAAATCAAATTCCGTTATTGAAAGAGAACATCcatgatttaattttcgCATTAAATTTTGGgaacaaaaatcaattgcGGGTGTTTTTCACTTTATCTAAGGTGATTTTGGACTCCGGTATACCTCAACAAGTTGGAGTTTTGCCCGTTATAGGAGATGACCCAATGGATCTGTTACTCGCTGAGAAATTTTATTGGATTGCTGAGAAATCAAGCACACAAGAGGCATTAGCAATATTgtataaatattttgaatcaaaCAGTCCagatgaagttgatgaCTTATTAGATAAAGTGGAAGTACCCGAAGATTATAAAGTGGATTATAATCATGTGTTAAACAAGTTTTCTATATCAACTGCTTCGGTCATTTTCAATGGGGTTATTTACGATTTAAGAGCACCAAACTGGCAGATTGCCATGAGTAAACAAATATCCCAGGACATTTCACTTATTAAAACTTTCTTGAGACAGGGACCAATAGAGGGTAGATTGAAAGATGTTCTTTACTCTAATGCAAAATCAGAACGCAATTTACGTATAATTCCATTAGAACCTAGTGACattatttacaagaaaatcGACAAGgaattaataaacaattcaattgcATTCAAGAAGCTAGATAAAGCGCAGGGCGTGTCTGGAACATTTTGGCTAGTGTCGGATTTTACCAAGTCAGAAATAATTACTCAATTGATAGATTTGTTATTGCTTCtcaaaaagaaagcaaTTCAGAtaagaattattaatacTGGGGATACAGAtgtttttggaaaattgaaaacaaagtTTAAATTAACCGCCTTAACAAATGGacaaattgatgaaattattgagattttgaaaaaatccaaCGCTTCAAGTgcaaataatgatgaattgaaaaaaatgcTTGAGACTAAGCAATTACCTGCTCATCACTCTTTTTTGCTATTCAACTCTAGATATTTTAGATTGGATGGAAATTTTGGATACGAGGAATTGGATCAAATTATAGAGTTTGAAGTATCTCAAAGATTGAACTTAATCCCGGACATCATGGAGGCATATCCGGATGAGTTTAGGTCGAAGAAGGTAAGTGATTTTAATCTGGTTTTGTCTGGATTGGACAATATGGACTGGTTTGATTTGGTGACTTCCATAGTGACAAAATCATTCCATGTCGACGAAAAAAggtttattgttgatgttaACAGGTTTGATTTTAGCTCATTGGATTTTTCAAACTCGATTGATGTAACGACTTATGAAGAAAATAGTCCAGTTGAtgtattaataattttgaaccCAATGGATGAATATTctcaaaaattgataagcCTTGTTAATAGCATTACAGATTTTCTGTTCTTGAACATTAGAATCTTACTACAACCAAGAGTGGATCTGAAAGAAGAGATCAAAATTCACAAGTTTTATCGTGGTGTGTATCCTCAACCGACTCCCAAATTTGATTCCAATGGCAAGTGGATCCAACATTATTCAGCTCAATTTGAAAGTATTCCATCCAATGTGACCTATTCTACTGAATTAGATGTTCCACATAAGTGGATAGTTGTTCCTCAACTGAGTTCGATGGATTTAAACACAATCAATTTCAGCGAAAGCCACTCTGTTGATGCAAAATACTCtctaaaaaatatattaattgAAGGATATGCTAGAGATATTCATACTGGGAAGGCCCCTGATGGTTTAATCTTTAGAGcctttaataaaaattactCAACTGATACTTTGGTGATGACTTCCTTGGactattttcaaatcaaaggGTATCCTAGTATTTTCAACTTTAGTACGACCTCAAATGACACATTATTGTCTGCATCGGAAAACAAATATCAGGCTAATACCGAGGAATTGGAGAGCATTGAGGTGCCagtttttaaaattgatggaTCGACCATATATCCAAGGGTAATGAAATCTGGCAACAATAAGCCAATGCTGACGAGAAAACATGCagatataaatatttttacaATTGCTGGTGGCCAACTTTATGAAAAGTTAACTAGCATTATGATTGCGTCAGTAAGAAAACATAACCCTAGCCTGACAATAAAATTCTGGATTTTGGAAGATTTTGCGACCCCACAATTCAAACACTTGGTAGAGCTTATCTCAGTAAAGTATAATGTCGAATATGAGTTTATTAGTTACAAATGGCCCAATTTCTTGAGAAAACAGAaaaccaaagaaagaatGATTTGGGGGTATaagattttgtttttggaCGTTTTGTTCCCACAAGATCTCAACAAGATTATATTCATTGACGCCGATCAAATATGTAGGGCAGATTTGACAGAATTGGTTAACATGGATCTTGAAGGTGCTCCATATGGATTTACTCCAATGTGTGATTCTCGGGAAGAAATGGAAGGTTTCAGATTTTGGAAAGAAGGATACTGGTCCGATGTTTTGAAGgatgatttgaaatatcaTATTAGTGcattatttgttgttgatttgcAAAAGTTCAGATCTATAAAAGCTGGAGACAGATTGAGAGCACACTATCAAAAGCTTTCTAGTGATCCAAATTCGTTGAGCAATTTAGATCAAGATTTGCCCAATAATATGCAAAGACtgataaaaattttcagtTTGCCTCAAAATTGGCTCTGGTGTGAAACGTGGTGCTCAGATAAAAGCTTGGAAGATGCAAAAATGATTGATCTTTGCAACAATCCATTAACTagagaaaataaattagatGCTGCTAAGAGATTGATCCCAGAATGGATTGAATACGAGCAAGCAATTGAACCATTGGTATCATTAGTACAGAATAATACCGCCAAAGAAGTTGTTCAAGAGATAGAAATTGATACAGACGgagaacaagaagaacaagaacaagaaagtaatgatgatgattttattcACGATGAATTGTAA
- a CDS encoding metalloendopeptidase (Ortholog(s) have metalloendopeptidase activity, role in protein sumoylation, response to UV-B, response to UV-C, translesion synthesis and nuclear envelope localization): protein MVKEGHGAFPVPKANDIPPPANIKKIGALKRFSDEAYAKSLLYDAARLVAPIIHEQKFKVGKLYEMYPDKAELWGLNVNHGQKIYLRLREHHNDKSFLPMGDIVGTLLHELTHNLYSAHDSKFYKFLDKLKSRYDDIHCRGAKTKYLCEENKVGRGVLLSGSLVSVREQRLKELSKPKFANESKVLGSNSKINKPIGGSPRDLRQAILEAAERRLRDSKWCHSENAETESVPKEDEYDTTQVELIGPTEGKPVGTFANDIIDLTSDTEETPIQPDNPKRRILHEIIDLTSDTEDIEPTTPEVICID, encoded by the coding sequence ATGGTTAAAGAAGGACACGGTGCATTTCCTGTTCCTAAAGCCAATGACATACCGCCTCCTGCAAATATAAAGAAGATCGGGGCCTTGAAACGTTTTTCAGATGAAGCTTATGCGAAGTCTTTGCTCTATGATGCAGCAAGATTAGTTGCACCAATAATACACGAGCAGAAGTTCAAAGTTGGAAAATTATATGAAATGTATCCTGATAAGGCGGAACTATGGGGCCTAAATGTCAATCACGGACAAAAGATATACCTAAGGTTAAGAGAACATCACAATGATAAACTGTTTCTCCCCATGGGTGATATAGTAGGGACCTTACTTCATGAATTAACACACAATTTGTATAGTGCTCACGATAGTAAGTTCTACAAGTTTTTGGACAAACTAAAGTCGAGATACGACGACATACATTGTAGGGGAgccaaaacaaaatatttatgCGAGGAAAACAAGGTTGGTAGAGGTGTATTATTATCCGGAAGTTTAGTATCTGTCAGAGAGCAAAGGCTCAAGGAATTAAGCAAACCAAAGTTTGCGAATGAAAGCAAAGTTTTAGGActgaattcaaaaattaataaaccTATCGGTGGCTCGCCAAGGGATCTTAGACAGGCAATTCTAGAGGCGGCAGAGCGTCGGTTGAGAGATTCAAAATGGTGTCATAGTGAAAATGCAGAAACCGAAAGTGTTCCCAAAGAGGACGAGTACGACACAACTCAGGTGGAGCTTATCGGTCCTACAGAAGGTAAACCAGTTGGAACATTTGCTAATGATATCATTGATTTAACATCGGACACTGAAGAAACTCCAATTCAACCTGATAACCCGAAACGCCGCATACTCCACGagataattgatttaactTCAGATACAGAAGACATAGAGCCAACAACACCAGAGGTAATATGTATAGATTAA
- the DTD2 gene encoding D-tyrosyl-tRNA(Tyr) deacylase (Ortholog(s) have D-leucyl-tRNA(Leu) deacylase activity, D-tyrosyl-tRNA(Tyr) deacylase activity, role in D-leucine catabolic process, D-tyrosine catabolic process, tRNA metabolic process and cytosol, nucleus localization), with protein MRVVIQKVKSASVTVEEKVVSSIGKGLMVLVGITTTDTEDDIAKLSKKLLSLRVFEDLSEPPQTATKWYGKPWAKSIVDIQGEILSVSQFTLYGTVKKGTKPDFHRAAKGHHAVELYNKLLEQLRAGLGQEKVKDGEFGAMMDVALVNDGPVTIVWDTQDSSL; from the exons ATGAGAGTGGTTATTCAAAAAGTCAAGAGTGCATCAGTCACAGTTGAAGAGAAAGTTGTGTCATC AATCGGAAAAGGGTTGATGGTTCTTGTTGGTATCACCACCACAGACACAGAGGACGATATTGCAAAGCTCTCCAAGAAGCTTCTATCCCTCCGTGTGTTTGAAGATTTGTCTGAGCCACCGCAGACTGCCACCAAGTGGTATGGCAAGCCATGGGCAAAGTCGATCGTTGACATCCAAGGTGAAATATTGTCTGTGAGTCAGTTTACATTGTATGGCACAGTCAAGAAGGGGACCAAGCCTGATTTCCACCGTGCAGCCAAGGGCCACCACGCAGTTGAATTGTACAACAAGTTATTAGAGCAATTGAGAGCAGGGTTGGGCCAAGAGAAAGTCAAGGACGGAGAGTTTGGAGCTATGATGGACGTTGCCTTGGTCAACGATGGTCCTGTGACCATCGTCTGGGACACCCAGGACAGTTCCTTGTAA
- a CDS encoding uncharacterized protein (Protein of unknown function; flow model biofilm induced), with the protein MLPNYVAQLFLIGKEEEWINRQLNFFFSYYWILLCFGRVVEQKKKTQSTFQFAGMATGSQKKKNSGAKCFKFSNIISHTFTAVVRLLRNYTNTLKQRQLPYQQAQCTLRVTKNHGYSYLSISTGTHSSLDDGTYNLMSFQIPSSASNQRHDQYRSVIHCTVFHFACE; encoded by the coding sequence ATGTTGCCAAATTATGTAGCtcaactttttcttatagggaaagaagaagaatggATAAATAGACAgctaaatttttttttttcttattacTGGATCCTATTGTGCTTTGGGCGAGTAGTTGaacagaaaaagaaaacccaGTCGACTTTTCAGTTTGCCGGAATGGCAACGGGtagccaaaaaaaaaaaaactccgGGGCTAAATGTTTCAAGTTCAGTAATATCATATCTCATACATTTACTGCAGTTGTTCGTCTACTAAGAAATTACACAAATACTTTAAAGCAGCGACAACTTCCCTACCAACAGGCTCAATGTACTTTGCGGGTAACAAAAAACCATGGTTACCTGTATCTCTCAATTTCAACTGGAACGCATAGTCTGCTCGATGATGGTACATATAATCTAATGCTGTTCCAGATCCCAAGTCTGGCATCAAATCAGCGTCACGATCAATACAGGCTGGTAATACATTGTACAGTGTTCCACTTTGCATGCGAATAG
- the ECM14 gene encoding putative metallocarboxypeptidase (Ortholog(s) have endoplasmic reticulum, fungal-type vacuole localization), producing the protein MNCIKLISLLLIQLVVTHQIQIPFDFNGLFSSKDVTRPHYTSVDPQYHPIDLSQYNDKHVVRIDYSNDPDLGKYLISSPLRGDANVHFAKWSHASNLKTIDIQIDKESLAKLHEMFPSMSFKVIVGDLAQKIFETYPSQVNQLNEDPVVANELFFKEYRSLETIDAWLDLLQATYPDIISVEEIGETYEHRKYKVVHFTVPSSEGNDDHGDRRTVVVSGGIHAREWISTSSVLYSIYALIEFYKNAPDSDIWSKLDFIFIPVSNPDGYEYTWTTDRLWRKNRQPTIHPKCFGIDIDHSYDYHWTRSSDWACGEEYSGEAPFEAFESQIWTEYLNNTNANHKIWGYIDLHSYSQEILYPYAFSCNEQPRDEENLLEVAWGLAKAIRMQSGTSYNVLPACIDRDADLMPDLGSGTALDYMYHHRADYAFQLKLRDTGNHGFLLPAKYIEPVGREVVAALKYLCNFLVDEQSQ; encoded by the coding sequence ATGAACTGTATCAAACTCATATCACTACTTCTTATTCAACTAGTGGTCACTCATCAGATTCAAATCccatttgatttcaatggCCTATTCTCTTCAAAAGATGTTACTCGTCCCCATTACACATCAGTGGATCCTCAATACCATCCAATAGATTTATCACAATATAATGATAAACACGTAGTCAGAATTGACTACTCCAATGATCCAGATTTAggaaaatatttgataagtCTGCCTCTCAGAGGAGATGCAAATGTTCACTTTGCAAAATGGAGTCATGCAAGTAACTTAAAGACAATTGATATACAAATTGACAAAGAAAGCTTGGCTAAATTGCATGAGATGTTCCCTTCAATGTCTTTTAAAGTAATTGTTGGAGACTTAGCCCAAAAGATATTTGAAACATACCCGCTGCAggttaatcaattgaatgaagaTCCAGTGGTTGCTAAtgaattgtttttcaaagaGTACCGATCATTAGAAACTATTGATGCATGGTTGGACCTATTACAAGCAACATATCCCGATATAATCAGTGTTGAAGAGATTGGGGAAACATATGAACATCGTAAGTACAAGGTAGTTCATTTCACTGTTCCTAGCTCGGAAGGTAATGATGATCATGGCGACAGGAGAACTGTTGTAGTGAGCGGCGGTATCCATGCACGTGAATGGATTTCAACTTCGTCTGTGTTGTACTCCATATATGcattaattgaattctaTAAAAATGCTCCTGATTCGGATATCTGGTCTAAATTGGactttatatttattcCTGTTTCTAACCCTGACGGGTATGAATACACTTGGACCACAGACAGATTGTGGAGAAAGAATCGTCAACCAACTATTCATCCCAAATGCTTTggaattgatattgatcaTTCTTACGATTATCATTGGACAAGATCAAGTGATTGGGCATGCGGTGAAGAATACAGTGGTGAGGCACCCTTTGAAGCGTTTGAATCCCAAATTTGGACagaatatttgaataatacCAATGCCAACCACAAAATATGGGGTTATATTGACTTGCATTCTTACTCACAGGAGATCTTATATCCATATGCCTTTTCTTGTAATGAGCAACCAAGAGATGAAGAAAACTTGTTAGAGGTCGCGTGGGGTCTAGCAAAAGCTATTCGCATGCAAAGTGGAACACTGTACAATGTATTACCAGCCTGTATTGATCGTGACGCTGATTTGATGCCAGACTTGGGATCTGGAACAGCATTAGATTATATGTACCATCATCGAGCAGACTATGCGTTCCAGTTGAAATTGAGAGATACAGGTAACCATGGTTTTTTGTTACCCGCAAAGTACATTGAGCCTGTTGGTAGGGAAGTTGTCGCTGCTTTAAAGTATTTGTGTAATTTCTTAGTAGACGAACAACTGCAGTAA